The sequence ATCCACGATCTGACGAATCGTGCGATTAGCCTGAATCGTGGTTCGAGCAAGTTGCATTTGGCAGGCCACGACGATCTTTGGCCCAACCCGATTGGCCCCAACGACCCCAGCACCATGAAACCGGTGCTTGATCGTTTGGTTGCTGAATTGCCCAAGACTGATGCAGCGATTATTTTGGTGCACGAGCCTGATACCGCCGATTTCACCGCTAGCTACAATCGTTTTGATTTGCAGCTTTCGGGCCATGCCCACGGCGGCCAAGTGCGGGTACCAGTTAAAGGCGCATTACTGCTGCCCTACTTGGGCATGCGCTACCCCGACCATCGCTATGATGTGGGTTCGATGGTGCAATTTACCTCGTGGGGTTTGGGCTGTAGCTGGCCACAAGTGCGCTTTGGCTGTCGGCCCGAGATCGTCATGCTCAGCTTAGCGTGTGCTTAAGCTCAGATGAGTATCAGCCGATTTTGAGCAAGCTCGCGGCCAAACTGTGGTATTCTAGGGCCATAGGGCATAACCACATTAGGAGGATTGCAGGTGAAAGCCACACCAACACCACTACGCCGTGTCATGAGTATCGCAGCAGGCATCGCTCTCGGCATTGCCCTCGGAGGCGTAGTCAGCATGTTTATTCTGGTGCTGATTCTATTATGAATAACGCCGTCACGGGGCAAAGTAGCCCCGTGATTGGCGGTTAAATAAGCCCTCGCCCTTTGAACTCCAGATATTTATTAATTACCGAAACCGTTAGTTTGTTGGCTGGCACGTCGATCGTATGCACGCCAGCTTGATTCAGCGTGTCGAGCACTACCCGCCGCTCATCAAGCACCATTTCGGCTACGGCACGTTCATAAACATCGGTGGAACTATAGGCTGCTTTGCCAGCATAGCCGACTAAGTTGGGGTCGCTCATCACCACACACAAGGCGAGGTGGGTTTTGGCCAAGCGTGCCATATGCTGAATCAGAGGCTTGGCAGTATCCATGGTGCTGAGGTCGGTAAAAATCACAATTAACGAACGGCGCTTATTCTTCAAGCCCAAGTAGGAGATCGCGCGGCCATAATCGGCCTCGACCGGCTGCGATGGCAAGTTATACAACATCTCCAACATTTGATAAAACTGGGCTTTACCACGGCGCGGCTGCAAAAAACGCCCAACATGGTCGGCAAACGAAAGCATGCCGATGTGGTCGCCTTTGAGCATCGCCACATACCCCAGCATCAATGAGGCATTGATCGCATAATCCAGTTTGGCGATATCGTTGATGGTTGGGCGCATCAAGCGCCCAGTATCGATCACCGAAACCACATACTGCGAACGCTCGGTCTCATATTCGGCGGCAATCAGCTTGTTACGACGAGCGCTGGCCTTCCAGTTAATCGAGCGAAACTCATCATCGGGAGTGTATTCACGCAAGCGCTCAAACTCGGTACCTGAGCCAAACACGCGGGCGGTGCGCAAGCCCAACTCAAATAGCATGCCTTTCCGCGCCAGCATATCGTATTTGCGCACATCAAGGACATTGGGATAAACCTTGACTAACTCGTCGAAGGCGATTTTGGTTTGGCGCAAGAACGTGCCAAAGGTGCTGGTATAGCGCAAATTAATATTGCCAAAGCGATAATCACCGCGCCGCAAGGGCCGCACATGGTAGCTAACCTCTTGCACCGTATCTGGCTCGACCTTGGTTTTGAGAATCAGCGTATCGCTGGGAAACTCCACTGGAAACTCATCACGAATTTGAATTTCGAGCGTGCGCGGGCTTTGATTATGCACTGCCAGCGTGATCAGGTTTTGTTCGCCAATTGAAAGCTTTGGCTCGTTGATCCGCGCTACTTCCAACAATTTAGGCTTGGGAGTCATAAACCAATCAAGCGCCACAAAGCCAATCAGCAACAATATATAAACCCAGATTGTCCAGCGCAAACTGGGGGTTGCTGCTCCGATAATCACCGGAACCAAGCCTGCTAGCAAAAGTGCTAATAAACGGCGCGATGGAATCATCAGCGAGGAACCTCAATACGCCCCAAAATCCGGGTCATCGCGGTATCTGGGGTCAAACCTTCAATCTCAGCCTCTGGTTTCAAAATAATCCGATGGCGATAAACTGGCCGTGCCAAGAATTTAACATCATCGGGCACGACATACTCGCGGCCTTGCATTGCCGCAAAGGTTTTGGCGGTCAGCAACAAGGCAATCGAGGCGCGTGGCGAACCACCTAACACCAAATCTGGCGAGCGGCGTGATTCTTGGGCAATCGCATTGATATAGTTAATCACACCATCTTCGACGCGTAGGCGGCCAATTTCCTCGCGGCAACGCATAATCGTTTCAGGCGTGACGGTTGGCTGCAAATTGGCAGTGCTCAGGTTGCGAGCACTGAAGCCTTGATTATAGCGCCGTAATACTTCAAACTCAATTTCAGGCGGGCTATAGCCAACCAAAACCTTGAACAAAAAGCGGTCGAGTTGCGCTTCGGGCAGCGGATAGGTGCCTTCGTATTCCATGGGGTTTTGGGTGGCAATCACAAAAAATGGCTGGGGCAAAGGCATGGTATCGCCATCGATCGTCACCTGTTGCTCTTCCATGGCTTCAAGCAAGGCTGCTTGGGTTTTGGCTGGAGCGCGGTTAATTTCATCGCCCAGCAAAATTTGGGTGAAGATTGGGCCTTTGCGCAGCCGAAACTGGCTGGTTTGCATCTCATAGACGCTGGTGCCCATCACATCCGAGGGCATCAAGTCGGGGGTAAATTGCACCCGCTTAAACTCGGCCTGCACCAAATGAGCCAAGGTTTTGGCCATCAAGGTTTTGGCCGTACCAGGCACACCTTCGAGCAATACGTGGCCGCCACTCAGCAGCGCAACCACCAATTGCGTCCAGGTATCTTCTTGACCAACAATAACTTTGGCGGCCTCTTGGCGCATATAATCGGCAAGTTGTTTGACGAGCATTGATCCTCCAATATCATTCTCACGAGCACCGCACGATGCCCGTAGTAAAGGCAAAAAGCGCGGGTTTAGGCCCGACCCTGTTGTTCCCATGTTTTTATAAAGCGATCGATATCGTTGACCAGGGCCAAGATCGTCGCTTCGCTGGGGTTGGGTTGGCTTAAATGGTTGAGCAAATGAGCCAAGTGATTGCGATCGATTGTATCGGAATACCGCTGAACTTCGCTTAAAAAGCTTTGGTCGTCAAGCTTGGGGTTAATCCCATAGGGCTTGGCAACTCGGCGTTTGAGATAGGTTCTATAGTGGGATTGCATATGTTCGGCTTGGCGACCGCGCTGAAACAAATTAGCCATCGATTGGACATATTCGCTGCTATTACGCCGCATCAAATCGATTCTACTGGGCACAATTTGGCCAAAACGACGGCCTGATAATAACGCCCATAAACCGACAACAATCGCACTATACATCATTGCCGCAACTAATGGCGAATAGGGTTGGGCTGGCACTGGCGCGGCCCTAGGCACTAAGGCCCGCCCATGATGCACCTCATCGAAGGCAATCACCCCGCCAGCAGGCACACGGTTAACCATATTTAAAAGAATTCGCGCGTTACTTTCGTGAAACAAGCCAGTATTGGTAAATAGCCCAACATTGGTTGAAACATAGATCATCCCACGGCCACGACTAATTCCCAGCATCGTTGGTTGTTGTTCTGTCCCTACCAACACTTGGCTATTTGCGCGAGTCCGCTCAAAATAACTCGTAGTCAGGTAGCTTTGCAAGTCGCTCACTGCGGGGTTTATAAAGGCATGGCTGGGTTTATTCGTGGTCGTCGGATTCAATTCGTTGAGTGACGTTACCGTCAGATCTAAACGTGTAAAGAGCCCATTTTGTTGATCATCAGCCACAATCAGCGTGCCACCAGTATCCTCAACCCATGCTAAAACAGCATTAATTTCTTCATTGCGCCAATTTGTAGGGTCAGCAGGCTTGATGGAGATCATGCTATTAATGGTTTGATCGAGTTCATCAAAATGCCGATATTCAAATGACTCAGTTTGATAGCCAATTTTGCTGAGCCATAATTGTAAGGCTGCTGCCCCTTCCACACTTTGGTTATACATCGAGCCAGCGCGAGCATTGCTGGCTTGGAAATCACATGAGCGTAATAAAAAGAATGACAATACTAAGATCCCAGCGAAGATCGCGAAAAACTTTACTTTACTATTCATCTTAGCGTACCTCGCGCAGGGTTGTCACTTGTTGGCGGTATTGATCAAACGTGCCTTGATCGACATCGGCAATCCCATACCAGACCCGATCAAAGGTTTGCACAACTGGAGCCAAGCGTTGATGTAAGGGCGAATTAGTTGGAACTGCT comes from Chloroflexota bacterium and encodes:
- a CDS encoding DUF58 domain-containing protein; this translates as MIPSRRLLALLLAGLVPVIIGAATPSLRWTIWVYILLLIGFVALDWFMTPKPKLLEVARINEPKLSIGEQNLITLAVHNQSPRTLEIQIRDEFPVEFPSDTLILKTKVEPDTVQEVSYHVRPLRRGDYRFGNINLRYTSTFGTFLRQTKIAFDELVKVYPNVLDVRKYDMLARKGMLFELGLRTARVFGSGTEFERLREYTPDDEFRSINWKASARRNKLIAAEYETERSQYVVSVIDTGRLMRPTINDIAKLDYAINASLMLGYVAMLKGDHIGMLSFADHVGRFLQPRRGKAQFYQMLEMLYNLPSQPVEADYGRAISYLGLKNKRRSLIVIFTDLSTMDTAKPLIQHMARLAKTHLALCVVMSDPNLVGYAGKAAYSSTDVYERAVAEMVLDERRVVLDTLNQAGVHTIDVPANKLTVSVINKYLEFKGRGLI
- a CDS encoding MoxR family ATPase, which encodes MLVKQLADYMRQEAAKVIVGQEDTWTQLVVALLSGGHVLLEGVPGTAKTLMAKTLAHLVQAEFKRVQFTPDLMPSDVMGTSVYEMQTSQFRLRKGPIFTQILLGDEINRAPAKTQAALLEAMEEQQVTIDGDTMPLPQPFFVIATQNPMEYEGTYPLPEAQLDRFLFKVLVGYSPPEIEFEVLRRYNQGFSARNLSTANLQPTVTPETIMRCREEIGRLRVEDGVINYINAIAQESRRSPDLVLGGSPRASIALLLTAKTFAAMQGREYVVPDDVKFLARPVYRHRIILKPEAEIEGLTPDTAMTRILGRIEVPR
- a CDS encoding DUF4350 domain-containing protein → MNSKVKFFAIFAGILVLSFFLLRSCDFQASNARAGSMYNQSVEGAAALQLWLSKIGYQTESFEYRHFDELDQTINSMISIKPADPTNWRNEEINAVLAWVEDTGGTLIVADDQQNGLFTRLDLTVTSLNELNPTTTNKPSHAFINPAVSDLQSYLTTSYFERTRANSQVLVGTEQQPTMLGISRGRGMIYVSTNVGLFTNTGLFHESNARILLNMVNRVPAGGVIAFDEVHHGRALVPRAAPVPAQPYSPLVAAMMYSAIVVGLWALLSGRRFGQIVPSRIDLMRRNSSEYVQSMANLFQRGRQAEHMQSHYRTYLKRRVAKPYGINPKLDDQSFLSEVQRYSDTIDRNHLAHLLNHLSQPNPSEATILALVNDIDRFIKTWEQQGRA